Proteins encoded within one genomic window of Campylobacter lari:
- the tyrS gene encoding tyrosine--tRNA ligase, giving the protein MNIEEIIKEIKRGIAEIIDEERLISLVKNYYEKGENFFVKAGFDPTAADLHLGHTVVLSKMALLQKHGAIVQFLIGDFTAQIGDPTGKSVTRKKLDKEEVLKNAKTYEEQVFKILDPSKTQIHFNSKWLNELGAAGIVELTSTFSVARMLERDDFTKRFKEQSPISICEFLYPLLQGYDSVALKSDIEMGGTDQKFNLLMGRQLQRVYNCQKEQAVVMMPLLEGLDGVNKMSKSLGNYIGVTENAKDMYAKVLSISDELMFRYYELLSEKSLNEISQMKDDIKNGSLHPKKAKENLALEITARFHSNECALKAKEEFDKVHSAKELPSDMPSFTLEGSIWLAKAIVECKMESSTSAARRLISSNAVSINGEKVQDEQYQLESGEYIIQVGKRKFAKLKVI; this is encoded by the coding sequence ATGAATATTGAAGAAATTATTAAAGAAATTAAAAGAGGAATAGCAGAAATTATTGATGAGGAAAGATTGATTTCTTTGGTAAAAAATTATTATGAAAAAGGTGAAAACTTTTTTGTAAAAGCTGGTTTTGATCCTACGGCCGCTGATTTGCATTTGGGTCATACTGTAGTTTTAAGCAAGATGGCTTTACTTCAAAAGCATGGAGCTATAGTACAATTTTTAATAGGTGATTTTACCGCTCAAATAGGCGATCCAACAGGAAAAAGTGTCACAAGAAAAAAACTTGATAAAGAAGAAGTACTTAAAAATGCCAAAACTTATGAAGAGCAAGTTTTTAAGATTTTAGATCCAAGTAAAACTCAAATTCATTTTAATTCTAAATGGCTAAATGAGCTTGGTGCTGCTGGCATAGTAGAGCTTACTTCGACTTTTAGTGTTGCTAGAATGCTTGAAAGAGATGATTTTACTAAGCGTTTTAAAGAGCAAAGTCCTATATCAATTTGTGAGTTTTTATATCCACTTTTACAAGGTTATGATAGCGTTGCATTAAAAAGTGATATAGAAATGGGTGGAACGGATCAAAAATTTAATCTTTTAATGGGTAGACAGCTTCAAAGAGTATATAATTGCCAAAAAGAGCAAGCGGTGGTGATGATGCCATTGCTTGAAGGTCTTGATGGTGTAAATAAAATGAGTAAAAGCTTAGGAAATTATATCGGTGTAACAGAAAATGCTAAAGATATGTATGCTAAGGTTTTGAGTATAAGTGATGAGTTGATGTTTAGATATTATGAGCTTTTAAGCGAAAAAAGCTTAAATGAAATTTCACAAATGAAAGATGATATTAAAAATGGCTCATTGCATCCTAAAAAAGCTAAGGAAAATTTAGCTTTAGAAATAACAGCTCGTTTTCACTCAAATGAATGTGCTTTAAAAGCCAAGGAAGAATTTGACAAAGTTCATAGTGCAAAAGAGCTTCCTAGTGATATGCCAAGTTTTACTTTAGAAGGTAGTATTTGGCTTGCAAAAGCTATAGTGGAATGTAAAATGGAAAGTTCTACTTCAGCTGCTAGAAGATTGATTAGTTCTAATGCAGTAAGTATTAATGGAGAAAAAGTTCAAGATGAACAATACCAACTAGAAAGTGGAGAATATATTATACAAGTTGGAAAAAGAAAATTTGCAAAATTAAAGGTAATATAA
- a CDS encoding RelA/SpoT family protein, whose amino-acid sequence MKLVNDELLLDKLVDDVKNCKDLQRAKEILFMVFPQSAVLEKAVEFCIQKHEGQFRKSGEPYAVHPILVASFVAFLSPIQSMIIAALLHDVLEDTNCNEEELNANFGEEVTKLVQGLTKIVSIREDHLTHSNSNEKLAKSALTFRNMLLAGVEDVSVLVIKLCDRLHNMLTLNYLREDKQKRISEETLVVYAPIAHRLGISSIKNLLEDLSFKFLLPDEYAQIDNYINAKDQQIQLGFNEFISKIEMLFLENGFRQGSFVIHKRIKHNYSIYLKMQRKGVGLDEVLDLLGVRILVEKVYDCYLALGILHTHFNPLISRFKDYIALPKQNGYQTLHTTLFDAKNIIEAQIRTFDMHKTAEFGVAAHWKYKEGNIATPNLDWLEDISMHGKEEGNNIQDCDAIELYEYAKDSLYIEDIAVYSPKGEIFTLPRGATALDFAYEVHTKVGLHAKTAFVNRMRVPLLTVLKNGDIVSIETSEEEFFRCSWIDSVKTGKARASIRDFCKQKKKELNNKIAINLLSTAFNKDSKLIEEWLEKEKFNKKLRQIALDFNYFKEVIIALRKYVGQNQAAKFEQNEQKFESIVIGSNYKITTINFDYCCRPKRGDEIIAFRHSTSATIHHKLCEQAMKMIEDNKEMVFVSWNDSSIKSYKIIVSIENKKGSLADFLTTLAKMQINVLSINSADSEPVVANYFEVQVELPNNIDVENAKERLKARYKILDFTSLNDAYNNH is encoded by the coding sequence TTGAAGCTGGTAAATGATGAGTTATTGCTAGATAAACTTGTTGATGATGTAAAAAATTGCAAGGATTTACAAAGAGCAAAAGAAATTCTTTTTATGGTTTTTCCACAATCTGCTGTTTTGGAAAAAGCAGTGGAGTTTTGTATCCAAAAACACGAAGGGCAATTTAGAAAGAGTGGAGAACCTTATGCGGTTCATCCTATATTGGTAGCTTCTTTTGTAGCTTTTTTAAGTCCTATACAATCTATGATTATAGCCGCACTATTACATGATGTATTAGAAGATACAAATTGCAATGAAGAAGAGTTAAATGCAAATTTTGGCGAAGAAGTAACAAAATTAGTTCAAGGTTTAACTAAAATAGTTAGTATTAGAGAAGATCATCTTACTCATTCTAATTCCAACGAGAAACTTGCAAAATCTGCTCTGACTTTTAGAAACATGCTTTTAGCGGGTGTTGAAGATGTGAGTGTGCTTGTAATAAAGCTTTGTGATAGATTACACAATATGCTTACCTTAAATTATTTACGAGAAGATAAGCAAAAAAGAATTAGCGAAGAAACCTTGGTGGTATATGCACCTATAGCTCATAGACTTGGAATTTCAAGTATAAAGAATTTACTTGAGGATTTAAGTTTTAAATTTTTGCTTCCTGATGAATATGCACAAATTGATAATTATATAAATGCAAAAGATCAACAAATTCAACTTGGATTTAATGAATTTATTTCAAAAATAGAAATGTTATTTTTGGAAAATGGGTTTAGACAAGGTAGTTTTGTTATACATAAAAGAATTAAACATAATTATTCTATTTATTTAAAGATGCAAAGAAAAGGTGTAGGGCTTGATGAAGTTTTAGACCTTTTGGGTGTAAGAATTTTGGTTGAAAAAGTTTATGATTGTTATTTGGCTTTAGGAATTTTACATACGCATTTTAATCCTTTGATTTCAAGATTTAAAGACTATATAGCCTTGCCAAAACAAAATGGTTATCAAACCTTACATACAACACTTTTTGATGCAAAAAATATCATAGAGGCTCAAATTCGCACCTTTGATATGCATAAAACTGCTGAATTTGGCGTTGCAGCACATTGGAAATATAAAGAAGGAAATATTGCAACACCAAATTTAGATTGGCTTGAAGATATTTCTATGCATGGTAAAGAAGAAGGAAATAATATACAAGATTGTGATGCTATTGAGCTTTATGAATATGCAAAGGATAGTTTATATATTGAGGATATAGCAGTATATTCTCCTAAAGGTGAAATTTTTACCTTACCGCGTGGAGCTACGGCTTTGGATTTTGCATATGAGGTTCATACTAAAGTAGGACTTCATGCAAAAACCGCCTTTGTAAATCGTATGAGAGTTCCGCTTTTAACTGTGCTTAAAAATGGAGATATAGTTAGTATTGAAACTTCAGAGGAAGAATTTTTTAGATGCTCTTGGATAGATAGTGTTAAAACAGGAAAAGCTAGAGCTAGTATAAGAGATTTTTGTAAGCAAAAGAAAAAAGAATTAAACAATAAAATCGCCATTAATCTTTTATCTACGGCATTTAATAAAGATTCTAAACTTATAGAAGAATGGCTTGAAAAAGAAAAATTTAATAAAAAGCTCAGACAAATTGCTTTAGATTTTAATTATTTTAAAGAGGTAATTATAGCTCTTAGAAAATATGTAGGACAAAATCAAGCAGCTAAATTTGAACAAAATGAACAAAAATTTGAAAGCATAGTGATTGGTTCTAATTATAAAATAACTACTATTAATTTTGATTATTGTTGTAGACCTAAAAGAGGAGATGAAATCATCGCTTTTAGACATTCAACTAGTGCTACAATACACCATAAACTTTGCGAACAAGCAATGAAGATGATAGAAGATAACAAAGAAATGGTTTTTGTTTCTTGGAATGATAGCTCGATAAAAAGTTACAAAATCATTGTTTCTATAGAAAATAAAAAAGGCTCTTTAGCGGATTTTCTAACTACTTTGGCTAAAATGCAGATTAATGTTTTAAGTATTAATTCAGCCGATTCAGAGCCTGTGGTGGCAAATTATTTTGAAGTGCAAGTTGAATTACCTAATAATATAGATGTTGAAAATGCAAAAGAAAGATTAAAAGCTAGGTATAAAATTTTAGATTTTACATCTTTAAATGATGCATATAATAATCACTAA
- a CDS encoding PAS domain-containing protein: MKRKILPNNNQKFFNDGQMIISKTDTTGKIIYCNRIFISLSGYSEEELLGKPHNIVRHPDMPKVVFELLWERLKSKKEIIAYVKNLSKDGSFYWVLAFISPSFDSKGEVVGYYSMRLKPKKEAVEKIEKLYKELLIEEQKGGKGASRKKLDDYLNTKGMSYEELVLSI; encoded by the coding sequence ATGAAAAGAAAAATTTTGCCAAATAATAATCAAAAATTTTTCAATGACGGACAAATGATTATTTCCAAAACAGATACTACAGGAAAAATCATATATTGCAATAGAATCTTTATTTCTCTTTCGGGCTATAGTGAGGAAGAATTATTGGGAAAACCTCATAATATAGTGCGTCATCCGGATATGCCAAAAGTTGTTTTTGAATTACTTTGGGAAAGACTTAAGAGTAAAAAAGAGATTATAGCTTATGTTAAGAATCTATCAAAAGATGGATCATTTTATTGGGTTTTGGCTTTTATCAGTCCTTCGTTTGATTCCAAAGGAGAAGTTGTTGGGTATTATTCTATGCGTTTAAAACCCAAAAAAGAAGCAGTTGAAAAAATAGAAAAATTATACAAAGAGCTTTTGATTGAAGAGCAAAAAGGTGGAAAAGGTGCATCAAGGAAGAAACTTGATGATTATTTAAATACAAAAGGGATGAGTTATGAAGAATTGGTTTTATCAATATAA
- the pyrH gene encoding UMP kinase: protein MNNKRKRVLVKFSGEALAGENGFGIENSILKYIASEIKSLIHENVEVGIVIGGGNIIRGVSAARDGLIKRTSGDHMGMLATVINSIAMQEALESAGLDVRVQSAIQMEAFCETYIMRRAHRHLEKGRIVIFACGTGNPYFTTDTAATLRAVEIQADMIIKATKVDGIYNKDPKKFDDAIMLNELSYERALHDNIKVMDDTAIALAKDNALPIVVCNMFKEGNLLKIIQGDMSLCSIVKNQD, encoded by the coding sequence ATGAACAATAAAAGAAAAAGAGTATTGGTTAAATTTTCTGGAGAAGCTTTGGCCGGAGAAAATGGATTTGGTATAGAAAATTCTATTTTAAAATATATAGCTTCTGAAATAAAAAGTTTGATTCATGAAAATGTTGAAGTAGGTATTGTAATAGGTGGTGGTAATATCATTAGAGGGGTATCTGCTGCAAGAGATGGACTGATAAAAAGAACAAGTGGCGATCATATGGGTATGCTTGCTACTGTAATTAATTCTATAGCTATGCAAGAAGCATTAGAAAGTGCTGGACTTGATGTGAGGGTTCAAAGTGCTATCCAAATGGAAGCATTTTGCGAAACATATATTATGAGAAGAGCACATAGACATTTAGAAAAAGGACGCATAGTTATTTTTGCTTGTGGTACTGGCAATCCTTATTTTACTACAGATACTGCTGCAACTTTAAGAGCGGTTGAAATTCAAGCAGATATGATCATTAAAGCAACTAAGGTAGATGGAATTTATAATAAAGATCCTAAAAAATTTGATGATGCTATTATGCTTAATGAGTTAAGTTATGAAAGAGCTTTACATGATAATATAAAAGTTATGGATGATACGGCAATAGCCCTAGCTAAAGATAATGCTTTACCTATTGTGGTATGTAATATGTTTAAAGAAGGAAATTTATTAAAAATTATCCAAGGCGATATGAGCTTATGCTCTATTGTTAAAAATCAAGATTAA
- the mnmC gene encoding bifunctional tRNA (5-methylaminomethyl-2-thiouridine)(34)-methyltransferase MnmD/FAD-dependent 5-carboxymethylaminomethyl-2-thiouridine(34) oxidoreductase MnmC, translated as MKKANIIIKNNAPFSLDFDDYYFNSSDGLSESKFIYTNAFDFENKQTIVAELGFGIGLNFFLTLKRFLKEKKHNQRLFYLSFENFYIEKDKLREIYKKLGFYEEFKEVLEQFLNFYPPCKDGVYRFYFQDCFLDLVFGDAKENLQNLDFKANIWYLDGFSPSKNQDMFDDNIINDVAKNSKINAKVLTFSSASVLKKALINNNFQVQKIKGFRKREMIQAIFNGLEFEDKFAYFNTPSLKKEIQKIAIIGAGIAGASMAYELSLRNVQVDVFEKENSLGKGASGNINGILSSLILKPDVLLGEFSQYAFLEASRFYRQILNLIPQGVYEFAHNELMQERFDSQKDNVLFEIINNQAFLKDGFCIKPQELVKTLLQKSKARVFFEYEFKDYSYKNEKFFLNFNNQKILKDYDVLIYAQGADVKNFLEYKYMKLSSVRGQCTHLKPFLKNPHALSSKGYICPINEELNLQLIGASYDRLNQDTTLLKNDDLQNIENVKEFLHDENLEIMGGKVGFRSYSSDRFAIAGQAYDENFYMQNYKALLWHKNKNQVIPNDFIPLYFSIAHGSRAFASAIVCARVMSSLIFDEPRIKKEFLYALHPARFLIRKLKKGLI; from the coding sequence ATGAAAAAAGCAAATATTATTATAAAAAATAATGCGCCTTTTTCTTTGGATTTTGATGATTATTATTTTAATTCTAGTGATGGTTTAAGTGAAAGCAAATTTATATATACAAATGCTTTTGACTTTGAAAACAAACAAACTATTGTAGCAGAACTTGGTTTTGGTATAGGCTTAAATTTCTTTCTTACATTAAAGCGTTTTTTAAAAGAAAAAAAACACAATCAAAGACTTTTTTATCTTAGCTTTGAAAATTTTTATATAGAAAAAGATAAATTAAGAGAAATTTATAAAAAACTTGGTTTTTATGAGGAATTTAAAGAAGTTTTAGAGCAATTTTTAAATTTTTATCCTCCATGTAAGGATGGAGTTTATAGGTTTTATTTTCAAGATTGTTTTTTAGATTTGGTGTTTGGTGATGCTAAAGAAAATCTACAAAATTTAGACTTTAAGGCAAATATTTGGTATTTAGATGGTTTTTCACCTTCTAAAAATCAAGATATGTTTGATGATAATATTATAAACGATGTTGCTAAAAACTCAAAAATAAATGCTAAGGTTTTAACTTTTTCTTCTGCTAGTGTTTTAAAAAAGGCTTTAATTAACAACAATTTTCAAGTGCAAAAGATAAAAGGTTTTAGAAAAAGAGAAATGATACAAGCCATTTTTAATGGTTTAGAATTTGAAGATAAATTTGCATATTTTAATACCCCATCTTTAAAAAAAGAGATTCAAAAAATAGCTATTATCGGAGCAGGTATAGCCGGAGCAAGCATGGCTTATGAGCTTTCTTTAAGAAATGTTCAAGTAGATGTTTTTGAAAAAGAAAATTCATTAGGAAAAGGCGCTTCTGGAAATATCAATGGAATTTTAAGTTCTTTGATTTTAAAACCAGATGTTTTATTGGGTGAGTTTTCACAATATGCTTTTTTAGAAGCAAGTAGATTTTATAGACAAATTTTAAATTTAATTCCACAAGGGGTTTATGAATTTGCTCATAATGAGCTTATGCAAGAGCGTTTTGATAGTCAAAAAGATAATGTTTTATTTGAAATTATTAATAATCAAGCCTTTTTAAAAGATGGATTTTGTATAAAACCTCAAGAGCTTGTGAAGACACTTTTGCAAAAAAGCAAGGCTAGGGTATTTTTTGAGTATGAATTTAAAGATTATTCTTATAAAAATGAAAAGTTTTTTTTAAATTTTAATAATCAAAAAATTTTAAAAGATTATGATGTGTTAATCTATGCTCAAGGTGCTGATGTTAAGAATTTTTTAGAGTATAAATATATGAAATTAAGTAGTGTAAGAGGTCAATGTACTCATTTAAAACCATTTTTAAAAAACCCGCATGCCTTATCTTCTAAAGGATATATTTGTCCTATTAATGAGGAGCTTAATTTACAACTTATTGGCGCAAGTTATGATAGGCTTAATCAAGATACAACGCTTTTAAAAAATGATGATTTGCAAAATATTGAAAATGTAAAAGAGTTTTTGCACGATGAAAATTTAGAGATAATGGGCGGTAAAGTAGGATTTAGATCATATTCTAGTGATAGATTTGCCATAGCAGGTCAAGCCTATGATGAAAATTTTTATATGCAAAATTATAAAGCACTTTTATGGCATAAAAATAAAAATCAAGTCATACCAAATGATTTTATTCCTTTGTATTTTTCTATTGCTCATGGATCTAGAGCTTTTGCTAGTGCTATTGTTTGTGCTAGAGTGATGAGCTCATTGATTTTTGATGAGCCAAGAATAAAAAAAGAATTTTTATATGCCTTACATCCTGCAAGATTCTTAATTAGAAAGCTTAAAAAAGGACTTATTTAA
- a CDS encoding nitronate monooxygenase produces MSFKALKIGKHEIKYPIFQGGMGLGISWDKLASAVSLNGGLGIISSVGTGYYENRTHIDKELNAKPYGSDNFYSKAGLKALIDNARKVCKDAPLGCNILYASNNYAQIARNACEVGFNVIVSGAGLPTNLPEFTQDYPDVALVPIVSSAKALKIICKRWQSRYNRLPDAVIVEGPKSGGHQGFTYEQCLMDEYQLENVVPQVAQEIKNWGDIPLIAAGGIWDKQDIEKMMSLGASGVQMGTRFIGTFECDASDDFKQVLLDCKKEDIELLKSPVGYPARGVRTNLLNLVDKRMGPKISCVSNCVAPCGRGKEATKVGYCIADRLYDAWSGKKETGLFFTGANGHRLDKLISVEELMKKLVYGEDA; encoded by the coding sequence ATGAGTTTTAAAGCTTTAAAAATTGGAAAGCATGAGATAAAATATCCTATTTTTCAAGGTGGAATGGGGCTTGGTATAAGTTGGGATAAGCTTGCTTCTGCAGTTTCTTTAAATGGTGGTTTAGGGATTATTTCTTCAGTGGGAACTGGGTATTATGAAAATAGAACACATATAGATAAAGAACTTAATGCAAAACCTTATGGTAGTGATAATTTTTACTCAAAAGCAGGCTTAAAAGCTTTGATAGATAATGCTAGAAAGGTTTGCAAAGACGCACCTTTGGGCTGTAATATTTTATATGCAAGTAATAATTATGCACAAATTGCTCGTAATGCTTGTGAGGTTGGTTTTAATGTGATAGTTTCAGGAGCAGGACTTCCTACAAATTTACCTGAATTTACACAAGATTATCCTGATGTTGCTTTGGTACCTATTGTATCATCAGCTAAGGCTTTAAAAATTATTTGTAAAAGATGGCAAAGTAGATACAATCGCTTACCTGATGCAGTTATAGTTGAAGGACCAAAAAGCGGCGGACATCAGGGTTTTACTTATGAGCAATGTTTAATGGATGAATATCAATTAGAAAATGTGGTGCCACAAGTTGCGCAAGAAATTAAAAATTGGGGCGACATACCACTGATTGCTGCAGGTGGAATTTGGGATAAGCAAGATATAGAAAAGATGATGTCTTTAGGAGCAAGTGGCGTTCAAATGGGAACTCGTTTTATAGGAACTTTTGAGTGTGATGCGAGTGATGATTTTAAACAAGTATTACTTGATTGTAAAAAAGAAGATATTGAGCTTTTAAAATCCCCGGTTGGTTATCCTGCAAGAGGAGTAAGAACTAATCTTTTAAATTTAGTAGATAAAAGAATGGGGCCAAAAATTTCTTGTGTGAGCAACTGCGTTGCACCATGTGGTAGAGGCAAGGAGGCTACTAAAGTAGGTTATTGTATAGCGGATAGATTATACGATGCTTGGAGTGGCAAAAAAGAAACAGGTTTATTTTTTACAGGAGCTAATGGGCATAGATTAGATAAACTTATTAGTGTAGAAGAACTAATGAAAAAATTAGTTTATGGTGAAGATGCTTAG
- a CDS encoding N-acetylmuramoyl-L-alanine amidase family protein, which produces MLRIFFIFLLFYIGVFANVEVKKFDQNFLTSNAEEKLQLHQQLKSLYIQSVINDNNEEKNEILKRLIISSNFLGFDDKAYVQELKESGVSEEEISRLKNALKVIQDQKIKKELVKNETNATAFTNKKEDKKEDKKEDKKEDKKTSAQKELFILDVKKLDNGVLLDLSEKISQKDIKNFTLKGDNFRYVADFDGILKGPKRNFEFKDFDIIVSQFNPTSMRLVLSSKKELKVKIELKDQSLFMGLEKIEKKEEPKPIVKKQSEIKKTEVKKEVVRNEPLYILKSSKDKSGVNLKLNNDIDIEDIKINSFKDGKMYRSIVSFEAILEGDRKKIDINKNQSITIVQFNKTTVRIVLNSTSDFKTSLDLDDDELFVGFEKKIKKTPVKNTSKVAKATIKKSGKIIVIDPGHGGKDPGTLGDKGVREKDVVLSVALKLGNELKKRGYKIYYTRSTDKFINLRDRTSMANEKMADLFISIHANAAPNKQRAKTLQGIETFFLSPARSERSKKAAEAENQSDFEEMNYFSKQTFLNFLNREKIVASNKLAIDVQKKILSNVRKKYKVVDGGVREAPFWVLVGAQMPAILIETGYISHPSERNRLTNKNFQELLAIGIANGIESYFYKNQ; this is translated from the coding sequence ATGCTTAGAATATTTTTTATTTTTTTATTATTTTATATTGGTGTTTTTGCTAATGTAGAGGTTAAAAAATTTGATCAAAACTTTTTAACCTCTAATGCAGAAGAAAAATTACAATTACATCAACAACTAAAATCTTTATATATACAAAGCGTAATTAATGATAATAATGAAGAAAAAAATGAGATTTTAAAAAGATTAATCATTAGTTCAAATTTTTTAGGTTTTGATGATAAGGCTTATGTGCAAGAGCTTAAAGAAAGTGGAGTAAGTGAAGAAGAAATTTCGCGTTTAAAAAATGCTTTAAAAGTTATACAAGATCAAAAAATAAAAAAAGAGCTAGTAAAAAACGAAACTAATGCTACCGCTTTTACTAATAAAAAAGAAGATAAAAAAGAAGATAAAAAAGAAGATAAAAAAGAAGATAAAAAAACTTCGGCACAAAAAGAGCTTTTTATTCTTGATGTTAAAAAATTAGATAATGGTGTTTTGCTTGATTTGAGTGAAAAAATTAGCCAAAAAGATATAAAAAATTTTACTTTAAAAGGTGATAATTTTCGTTATGTTGCAGATTTTGATGGAATTTTAAAAGGGCCAAAGAGAAATTTTGAATTTAAAGATTTTGATATTATTGTATCACAATTTAATCCAACTAGCATGCGTTTAGTTTTGAGTTCTAAAAAAGAGTTAAAAGTAAAAATAGAGCTTAAAGATCAAAGTCTTTTTATGGGACTTGAAAAAATAGAAAAAAAAGAAGAACCTAAACCTATAGTTAAAAAACAAAGCGAGATTAAAAAAACAGAAGTTAAAAAAGAAGTTGTTAGAAATGAACCTTTATATATTTTAAAATCAAGTAAAGATAAAAGTGGTGTTAATTTAAAATTAAACAATGATATTGATATTGAAGATATTAAAATCAACTCTTTTAAAGATGGTAAAATGTATCGTTCTATTGTGAGTTTTGAAGCCATTCTAGAAGGTGATAGAAAAAAAATTGATATTAATAAAAATCAATCTATCACAATAGTGCAGTTTAATAAAACTACAGTAAGAATTGTTTTAAATTCTACTAGTGATTTTAAGACTAGTCTTGATTTGGATGATGATGAGCTATTTGTAGGATTTGAGAAAAAGATTAAGAAAACGCCAGTAAAAAATACTTCAAAAGTAGCAAAAGCTACTATCAAAAAATCAGGCAAAATTATAGTAATTGACCCAGGTCATGGAGGCAAGGATCCAGGAACTTTAGGAGATAAGGGTGTTAGAGAAAAGGATGTAGTTTTAAGTGTGGCTTTAAAACTTGGAAATGAGCTAAAAAAAAGAGGATATAAAATTTATTACACAAGAAGTACTGATAAATTTATAAACCTTAGAGATAGAACTTCCATGGCTAATGAGAAAATGGCAGATTTGTTTATTTCTATCCATGCAAATGCAGCACCAAATAAACAAAGAGCTAAGACTTTGCAAGGAATTGAAACTTTCTTTTTATCTCCTGCAAGAAGCGAAAGAAGTAAAAAAGCTGCTGAAGCAGAAAATCAATCAGATTTTGAAGAAATGAATTATTTTTCCAAGCAAACATTTTTAAATTTTTTAAATCGTGAAAAAATAGTTGCTTCAAATAAATTAGCTATCGATGTGCAGAAAAAAATTTTGAGCAATGTAAGAAAAAAATATAAAGTTGTTGATGGTGGGGTTAGAGAGGCTCCGTTTTGGGTTTTAGTAGGAGCACAAATGCCAGCGATTTTGATTGAAACAGGTTATATTAGCCATCCTAGTGAAAGAAATAGATTGACAAATAAAAATTTCCAAGAATTATTAGCCATTGGTATTGCCAATGGAATTGAAAGTTATTTTTATAAGAATCAATGA
- a CDS encoding DNA-directed RNA polymerase subunit omega translates to MRVEQIAAKALKKLKDDRYKLALVVAKRAEELANGAEPLVNLDKNKYKYTDIALYEIAEDKIVLEGFIEAGK, encoded by the coding sequence ATGAGAGTAGAACAAATAGCTGCAAAGGCATTAAAAAAATTAAAAGATGATAGATATAAATTAGCTCTTGTAGTAGCTAAAAGAGCTGAAGAGCTTGCAAATGGCGCAGAGCCTTTAGTAAATTTAGATAAAAATAAATATAAATATACTGATATTGCTTTATATGAAATAGCAGAAGATAAAATCGTATTAGAGGGATTTATTGAAGCTGGTAAATGA